The Onthophagus taurus isolate NC chromosome 6, IU_Otau_3.0, whole genome shotgun sequence region ATTCTAACAGTAAGTGAATATTCTAGTAACAAGGAACAAGACCTTGGAACAATACTAAGGTCCATCAAGGACCTAGACCTGCCTTAAACCTTTGCAGGgcttaagttacaatagaGCTCATAGGTCGCAGTGACGAGAGGGGCCGCATAGATAAAATCCAACTCGGGTTATTCCCCAAGTTGTTCTAATCCATGTTGGTACGATATACAAATCAAGTGCGTTAGTTCTACTTTCAGTTGTTATTCACTGCTATATACATaacatttatatataaaagtatatataaatgttaaagattttttgattttttttgcaaatttaaaagttaacaTCTGCAGATTGTATCATAAGCATATTCTTTCACCTCGGCTCGTTGGTCTAGGGGTATGATTCTCGCTTCGGGTGCGAGAGGTCCCGGGTTCAAATCCCGGACGAGCCCTCggattgttaattttttttccattaaaactcgaagaaaaattattttttttatattttagaacttatcataataacattaatgtacaaaataataaacttagttctaataaataaataactacaCACAAAACATAGTTTTAATAAACctttatacaaaaagaaaaaataggcTTTTAAGATcacaatgtttttttttataccaaaatcttttaaaacttcAGTAAaatgtgttcttaaaccctaattttcaaatttaatattgagcATAAGAATGATAAGGTTGATAGTGTTGATAAGGATAACCACCATTATTAATTGCAGAAATTCGATCGTGATCATCAACACTTACTGTATGTGTATGAACATTCACTGGCTCTTTTTCTgtttgaaagatttttttcaaagcAACTGAACCAATAATAATCAAAGCAGCTTTACTAGCCAACAAAGCTTTCCCAGCTAAAATAGCTAACCCTTTCAAAACCAACGGAACCGACAATCCAAAAATACCAGCAATAGCCGTTAACGcataataaagatatttcttatcttttttatcAACTTTTCCAAATCCATCACTAAAACCACCACTTCCTTTATCACCTTCTCTTAGGCCGCGAGGTTCGGTTAAATCCAATGTTAATGTATGAGAATCCAAAAACCTCGATAAAGTGTCTTGTAATCCGAGTGATCTTCGCTCAACGATTTCTTTGTTTCTCTTAAAAACCATTCCTTCGAATAAAGGAACGTCTTTATCCACCAATCGATCGACcagtttttctgttttattggCTAAGCAAGTTACTAAAGAATTATTTCCATCCAAACATCCCTTCATCACTTTTTCTACTAATTCGTAATGATCCATAGCGAAAATACAACGGAAACTTAACCAAATCATAATCACTTGTATCTTCCACATGTTTGTTTCAATCGATGCTTGCGTTGACACTGAACCAAGAAAATACTATTGGTAAGTATTTATACGTTTTGATGTTTGTGGAGCTTGACAAAAACGCAAGCATTTTATGCACTCTTTAACTCTACTCGTGCGTTTGTGTTAATTTGACCATCCGCAGTGCAATAAATCATACGGTTTTTATTTGGCCTAGTTCTTGTAGAGTGAACCATTGGAAAAACGCACGCAATCCATTTACATTAAACAACGAATAATTAATACGTGCGGTGACTTAACGCATGTCTTACGTGTTAATTAGTTCgtacgttttaattaattgtactgtgagtatgaaaaaaaaatggaatatGAGGTAGTGAGATTATTAGAGCTttacaaaagaaattgaatatttcaaagtggattaaataaaaattatgatactaaattaatattaatttcacAACCATCTATTAAAATCTTGTCATTTAACacacttaaatttatttgctAAACTCATTCTAGATGAAGAGTTTTTTACCGATACTTAATTTGCAATATTGGTAGTCTAACTGTTAGGGTTAAGTCATATAAAAAGATATCCTAAAATATATCTTCttgattttcttctttaacaatcAGATAGTTATATTAGTCCATTAATGTCCTTAAAGTTTTTTCATGGTCTCTATAATATAATATCCAAATCAGCTTAACCCAAAGTAAAACAAGCACCTACCTAATCTAACCCATTCCTATAgggatgaaaaaattatttatttctattcaTTTTAGATATGTATGGATTTTGATCAACTGTATCCAACTGCAGAAACGGATTTGTTTGTAAAGTTTAATATATTGTTTGAGGCTATTAAGAAGGTACGAAAAATAAGCAATAAGTTATTAAGCAATAGtattatacaggctgtcccgaaactcaacgtcaagcgggcaccgggtgagaggtcaacccatacctgttctggcaaaaataagaaaaaaattctatgtctcttagttaagtggtaatacacatatttttgaaaatgttaaaaatcgttcccgtacgtcatatctttaggtactcggtcagaaatgttcgcaatttaatagtgatttttttaataatgtattcctcATGAACCATGCTACTATAGCAGTCACAAATCgaacaacaaaagtcgttagttttgcaagaaaaagtatcagtttgattgagttaaggttgaaagaatttatgtctattaagtttgacacacgatttctaaacaaAGGACTACTACAATACCCttggcaagttattttaaaagatggtctgtttagtcaagattccaaaatggtataacacttaccatttttcttttcctaaaaaatattattgcctgtttttctgccaaaaacgcgttatttaaaaaattcatacttttgtatgttatttctatttcctccaaaatgatttaacaactttgttagaagatgtaccactcaatatctacagagaaatgtggtttcaacaagatgatTGCCCAGCTCATTATGCTTGTCCTGTACGGGATTGCATACAGAATTCCCAGAAAGATGGATTGGGCGTCGTGGTTCGATTACGTAATCTCCTCATTCTTTGGGTCTAAATCCCCTTGATTTTCTTATTAGGACTGCATAAAAGAAAcagtgtattaaaaaccgattGAAAATCTTACCGAACTGCGccacaatatttatacagcagcagaagaaataaatgcaaaGAGATTTGCACAACTAGTAAAAAGATGCAGAGCTTGTATTAGTGCCGACGGCAAATAATGTGAGCATTTGccttagttttaagaaaataatgctataaaattaataataaataaatttgtatgtttaattttgtctttaagttaaccttatttgaaagagaacgtgttttttgcagaaaaacaggtaataatattttttatgataagaAAAATGACAAATGTTGtaccattttggaaacttTGGTGACCAAAGGACCATTTTGGGAACCAAAGGTGTCGTACtattccttttttaaaaatcgtgtgtcaaactggatagacataaattctttcaaccgtaacttaatcaaattaatatattttttttgcaaaactaacgatttttgttgtttgatttgtgactTCTACAGTAACATGGTTCAtaaggaatacattattaaaaaaaatcactattaaattgcgaacatttctgaccttagtacctaaagatatgatgtacAGGACcaatttttaacgttttcaaaaatatgtctattactacttaactaagagacatggaatttttttctcatttttaccagaacaggtatgggttggcctctcacccggTGCCCTTGACGTTGAGTTTGGGGACAACCTGTATGTCATGAGCAGGCTCAAGCGGCATTACACATGTTATTAAACAGTGATGAATGTGATGAAGATAGgtaatcaaaattaagttttagttttaccaCTTCTGCTGGAagttataaaagttattttattttcagataTTGCAGTAGGACTCAAATTTTTGCTACTACCTATAAAATTAAGTTCTCAGGAGGTGGCGGACtctttgtatatattttttgttaaagtattaAATACAAGTAGagtatacagcgtgtcccgtatcttccgcatcagagcattatacggttgtaggatacattattctgaagcgatctttctaataaaattttttcgaaatgtttataataaccgcacgggaactgtttttcgtccaatcagcagatcgcaaatcagactcaggCTCAAACTCTGCCGTTTTGCAAAGAAAGCAAAAAGAGTTACATTTGAAAAGGGCAATTCAACCTTATATTATATTTCAAGGACAAACGTAGACACAGATAACTTCTTCGTATGTGGTGGTGGATGAAATTAAGTACAGCTGTAGTAAAGTAATAGATGCTATGGcactttgttttaaaatatttccaacaatGTGATTATTTATGGATGTTAATTCAGCAAGGTATTTATGAAATGCAAACAAAACGTGACAAAACTTATCCATATCTGTCCGATATTTTAGGAACTGTCAGCAGTCTGCAGCAGTCGTAACCAACAATAAGATATACGTTTATAGCATAAATACAAATATCTtctgttaaataataatatatgtaCTTATAAATACTGCTTCTccaatttaatgatttttggtataatataaaaatattgattgcAAGTAAGGAAATATGGCTTTAAAATCTACAATatgtttagaaaaatttcaaGTAATAACTCGTTATATAAATCATCTAACACTCTACGTGCATAACAAAGATTCATTTAATTACCCCGTAGCAACGTGTGGGAGATCATATAATAAGAaagattcttttaaaaaacatttggTACTTAAACATcagtatttaaagaaaaataaatcatcaaaaactCAGTTAAATCCTAACCTTAGTAACTCAAACATACAAAAAGCAGAGCCTTTATCAGTTCCTATCATTTCGAATGACACAGATagtacatttaatttaaatgaaacgaaggattattattaacttattataaaacttttatttattagttcCAAATAAAGCATATTATCAATATCAAAAAGTTTACGTCATTTCTAggattttgttataaaacggtattatataatatatgtttATTGGTATATTATGTAATATTTACGCATCATTACTTTTAGGTTCCTTTTAGCATGATCTAAAAGGCAGAACTTTTAACGACTTAATAAACTCCCTATTGTTTATTTGCTAAATAGTTGTTAGCTAAGCAGTTATTTAGTTCAGTAGTGCACGCATCAATTATTTAGCAAAAAATATGTTTgagattttattaagaagTAAAATGTTCGGCCTACATGTTATGCTAAAACATCTTTGGCGGTAAAGAATGACAAAATACATCAAATCTTCACCTGAGACATCAGGTGTTATTGACTCAAAAACTATACATAtcaattcaaaaataagtattattaagcgaaaaaatatttacttttcattcaaatataattattattaatcaagaaaaagcttttttatataaaataaatggtATTCttcgattaaaaacaaaaaatattgagcTACACTTGAATTAACaactaaattatttgaattaagcGTAATATGCTTGACTCAAGCATAAATTTCACTCTATGTATAGCAAGCATACAAGTATATAAATTTGCTGATGATATCCAACATAATATCCTCGATATTATATCTTCTGCACCTCTAAGAGATTCACCAAAGCACAATTTCATCGTCTCCGTCTTCTTCTAATACgagattttttgttaatacgGATAAAGTATTCATAGAACGATATGGTATCTGTATACACACTTGGTTGGGGATTATGTTTCAATATGCGTTTAGAATGTTAGTTTTAGCAACTGCCCTGCACTCAAATTTTAGAGTGTCAGATGCACGCCGTGATGAAGCCCTCCGTTTTGAATAAAGGTAGGCCACTACAATGAAAGAGAAAACATCTACATCCCTTAGTAAGAACAGTTACTAAGGGATGTTAACGGGAGCATCTCTGGTGATAACATTTATCTAATTGGTTATTTCTGGACGTTATACCGGACAACGCCATAAATGTTAAGTGAGAAAGCTATTTAGCTTTATCACAACACTATTGTTTAACTGCCTTCGCTTTGTGCCCGGGCGAGTATATGTTGATCATAATTACAGGTGTTCTATTATGCACCCATCCATTAGCTCCACATAGCTCCACAGTTAACGAAGAAGTTCTTGacagaatatttttaaatgttcagAGTAAATTAATTCCTATTTCCTATATCTGGAACATTACATTCTGTTCCTGTACCGAgcttttttttagatattgcTATTGGAAAGCAATCTGTTAATAGATGCAAAAATACATTATCAAACAAGAAAATATAGACACTTGTCCAAATATACTCCAACGGCGAAGAGAGTATGGGCAACAATATAAGAAACAACGAAGGCGATAGTAAGTAATAAAAGTATCTGCCAAAGAGGTGTAAGGAAGACATAggaaaaaacttaaaaaatcactgGTACAATGAATAATGTAAAGGTAcgagtaaaataaaaaatatagcCTGCCAGTAGATCCAAAACAAACTCCGGGAAATGACATGATTAGAGGAGAGAATACACggaaaaaagagaaaagaagaGAGGAATATGGGAAATAAAATTGGTGTTGAATAAAAATCAGAACGATTCAAGAGATTTCTGTAAAACACCAAGTCTCCcaagaaaacattattaaaaactaagaaGTTCATTAGAACAGCAGAACCATAAAAcgtgaaaaatcaaaaacctGCCAAAAGTAGTAATGGAGAACGTGAACAACCCGCagtaaaatatatcaaaatagCACTGGAAAAATCTATCACACTGAGAAGCGTTAAGATGAAAGTTGCAGTGACCAGCATATTCTGCAACTTCTCTATACGAATGAAATAGATCCCCAGAATCTTTGTAAGATAGTTATCGATTACATGGctgttattttttgttctgaTCAATAATGAACGCAATATTCTCTCTATTCATCATCATGTCATTATGTCTGGCTGAATGTAGAagttataaactttaaattaacaagATGTATACACGCATAACATTGTAGTACATGAAACTGTAAgtgcatttttctcgaaacatcctTTTTACATCTGGTTAATacgattcctaaaaaactactCATTCGATTGACTTGAAATTTGAACTGCACTTTCAAATAGCATCTTTCTATCATATGACCTACACAGAAACTGATACGATATATACATATGGATATGAGgtcaaattattttctttgtacttatcgatgttatttatttttgttttttctagaTGTTTCGAGGAATCTGAGCCCTCATTATCAGGAAGAAATCGtctatttttatgaataaatttccACCATGTTCTGTTTTTCTATTTGTtgttacaaacaaaaataaataatatcgataagtacaaagaaaaaaattttacctcATATCCATTACTACACGATGTTAAGAAGACAGAACAACAATTACAATATATACatatgttctttttttttcattgcTTCAAGTGGTACTATTCTCTAGCAAGGTGACAGAACTTAAGGTCTTTATGACATTTAGCAGTAGCTCCGTCCTTAGTACAAATCAAATAtggaaaaatgtttcgaaaagcgtagaaaagaatttttaaatgttaagaATCTTTCACTATTATATGAAACATCAACATCAATCttccatttgaaatataattccaATACACCCCTCATGTATTGCCGATgattaaaaagatttgaagaacaaaatcgattatcttaattaGACTAGGCGCCATTTTGCCAataatgcttttttttttgcttagttctagttcaaacGATAATCACAAGTATATAGAAAAGAACATCATTTTTGAGTTTCAGATCCTTTCAAGGATAAATATTGTTGTCAACCAGCAACTTAGATAATCCACGCACCAACTTGGTTGAGGGAcaatgtaaagattattttttataaacaattctttttaaataagtaaatatatcatgaaaacatatgcaaaagattaaattgaaataccacataaCTTGGCAGCAAGAAATTCCTAAAGaaatcatttcatttgatacaaaaaaagtgaCTCCCCCATTAAAAAGCTTGAATTAGATTATATTGGAATTATTTGGAGTggtttacactcaatttcaaattatttcatgttttgacaatgttaataattaaagctttataatttttcaagcacaaaatgtaaaaatgtattgaatggtaccgtttttcaagcacaaatccaataagtagcgttcaaacggtttttatctggCAACATTACACCGTCCAAAACGCGAATTATCCCGatgttttggtaaattaataaaattgaaaacgacttaccgaatggatgttgtttcccttggattttacttcgaagctcagctgggaagaataaataaattaatttattgtgagaaaaaaaatgaattaatacggtaccttttaacatccataaaatagcaatccgatgatctcaacatcactaatatcacttaacacttagcataaataCAGCACGTATAATTATAATTCacgtaataagttttatttttctaaaccactttatcacccttaaatgcccgcatatcaactaaaatgcgttattagcgaatcaacatccaaacatcccctccttaatttattgtgtgaagaaggaatactggaagtgaataaacaaaaaatgtaaagacgacggggcgaagcggttttaactcgtttttttggttttaaaactcaacctttcaataaaaaaattactcgttttctcgaaacgtttcaaataaaaattacgtcattttattaaaataaaacgcactaatcgaatttcaatgtttaacactttctgcaaaagaatcaggtgcccaacaaattattaaaacgaaGCAGCCAAGACGTTGTATTTTGTATCATCCCTTATTTTTTGTGTcatcaaatataaattttaaaaagcgaattgagatatcatgaaataaagaacattttaaatcgTTGTTATGATAACTTATGATGTAGCCGCTCCGTAGCCTTAACGGGATACCCGCAAAAAAGACTAGAGAAGTAgtaagaacaacaataaattatattaaaggtagaaatactaaaaccaaatatgaaaaaaagattttctgtttagtacaaatacattttaaatcagTCTATTACTTTGTTCGTTTGTTTACatactttattatgattactagaatatttcaaacattttcacattAGTTTATTCTCTAGTAGTAATCAGTTTACAAACAAATATTTGTGATGTAATTGGGGAGTACACTTCCAGGCAGTAAAGTCATCGGAGTCGTTTAAACAATCGTAGGTACTTAATTAGCAAATTTAGAGATCGGGCGTTTCCATTTTCctattggccaaggattaagctttcgaatgagacattgattatcgaaatcggttgagtggttctcttgttataaccaaaatactatagatgtaaaatcctatctaattgggggctagaaaaatGGAGGCTAATTTCGCATAGGTTAATTAATGATCTAATTAACGAATTTTTGCTTCCGATATTTCGCTTTTTCTAGCTAgtactttatttaatgttgCAACTTAATAAAATCCTTTCATACCTTATGTATGATCCTTttgacccaacccaacccagcCCACCTAAAGCAAGTGAATCACAGAGGAACCCAACCCCAAAATACTGCAACCCTACAAGATCGACCAACCCATATATACCAATCTTGACATATAATTAGGTCAAGATTGGGTTGGCTTTGAGAATACAACCCAATTGATAagctaacctcaaaaaaaaaacaacataacACAAAGTAAGCAAACCCAATTCTAAACAAAGCCAATTAATCGCCAACCAACTCTGTCCCAAAGTAATCCTACTCCTAAGTAACTCAGTTCAAGTATAAAGCACTTAGTTACGAAGTAATTCTATTCTAAAACAAACTAATCCAATCCTAAAACATCTTTACCATAAAGTAATTTAACTCCAACGCAAGCGAAGCTGAAAACAAGTTAATCATAAAGTATCTCAACAGGGAATCGAGTCAACTCAACTGCAAAGCAACCTAATTACTGTTCTTATCTAAGCTTCTATATGCAcgaattttaagaatttttaaaggcACCAACATGACTTCCCTCCATGTCTGctatgataataataatgtttagaACGTAGAACGACTTAGTATGTGTACACGCACTTTATTGGCAcaataaaacttttccttgcacattaaaattttagtgTCAGATAAGTTTCATGTCATAATGTATCTTATGTACATTAAGGAAGAGATAATCCATTCTGGGACGCCGTCATGAAACCCTCCGTTTCGAACTAAAGATGGGTCAACAAGAAAAGCGAatgtacgattttttgatagacACACTCAAGAAAACTCGTTCATCAATATCCATTTGTACGTATAGACTTTGCCCGATTGCATCTCTAATGCAAACTGTTGTCTAATCATGGACGTCCTACCTGAAAAAAGTGTTAAGACGTGTTCTTGACTTTATgatattaatgttatttagcTTTTTCGCTTCGTACCCAAGTGGGTATATGTTGATCATGTTCTATATCCACTATTTAAATACTACATGTTTTAGGTCAAAGAGATTTAAATTCCATTATTCGTAGAGAATTccaaaaacataatttgaaAACAtccaaataaaagaaatgtttaattatgtaCTTTCTACTTCCAGGTTGGTTTGAGTTGGAATGCAATGGCAAAAGTTTTGTAGTTGATGTATGTTGCATTTGAGGTGAGGCTACACCTTATTTGTTTTCTTCCAGTTGCCACTATCACCCttgttttacaattttattaagctaaaaaaattgtcaattgCTTTTCCACAGCTTTGCAAGACTCCATTATTAATTTCAACCTTGCCTTCATGAATATCTATTTTTCTCCTTCGCTTCTCAGAATATTCGTTTTCCATCTCTTCACTTTGTATTCGGCTAATAGCGAAACCTATGTGACAATATTGTCATCGAGTTACGAATTTTTTCTTTGCCATTGATTTTATCCTTTTTGGctactcaaaaatttttaatcttttctcTTGCAATACGTTTATCTAAGTATTGAAGTTCAAATTCCTAGTATATAATTGGATAACTTAGGaaatttaaagtaaaactTGAATCACcaattagaattttttattatctataccaaaaaaattaattttaaatattttttgaaacacaAGCCTCAGTAAATCATAagatataatatttttctataaaatgcATAAATCTCTTTCCTGCttacaaatttaatatctcAGAAAATTAGAGTATCCTATAAAATATCACCTAggtagataattttatttctaaaaatagaacacatctttttttttattttaatgtttttacatacaacccaacccaaataaaataaaaattcaacacTAGATAAACtacgaaaactatttttgtttttgtacaCAAGATGATTTTACAAaggaatacattttttttagtataataATCTTGCGTACTATTTTTATGGACACAGTAcacctaaattttttttaaaaaaacataatggAATTACTATTGAATttccttaaattaaaaaaaatacaaaaattaatttattaagacaTCACTAAtataatagaatatttatACACACTGACGACCTTTTACTTTAGCCACTCGATCCATTTctgaaaaaaaagaaactcaCGGCTTAACAACAATAGAGAcctcaataataaatttatcacaGACGATCTCTTAAAatccaacaaaaataatacacaAAAATCTTCTATTGCTGCTCACGCTTATTATGTAATGATGTAAAAAACGCTACTAATAATGACTTTGTGGCTTAAATTGCGTATCATCTGTATAAAACTATCTTTAACATCTTACTCTTAATAATATAGATATAATGAaggttttggaaaattatttacCGCTTTCTAAACTTTCTAATGAGGTAGCTGTGGAAACATTATCACGCTCATAATCTAGCTTGGTTTTCTTGAAAGGATAAT contains the following coding sequences:
- the LOC111414041 gene encoding uncharacterized protein, coding for MWKIQVIMIWLSFRCIFAMDHYELVEKVMKGCLDGNNSLVTCLANKTEKLVDRLVDKDVPLFEGMVFKRNKEIVERRSLGLQDTLSRFLDSHTLTLDLTEPRGLREGDKGSGGFSDGFGKVDKKDKKYLYYALTAIAGIFGLSVPLVLKGLAILAGKALLASKAALIIIGSVALKKIFQTEKEPVNVHTHTVSVDDHDRISAINNGGYPYQHYQPYHSYAQY